The following coding sequences lie in one Streptomyces sp. NBC_00510 genomic window:
- a CDS encoding phosphotransferase has protein sequence MSDWCVEHLGCPVAERTFTAGNLSAVYGLRLADGREVVLKVRDVDARLEACTHVQRRMRQAGFPCPEPLTGPLPLGRKAASAETALPGGEAPEPADAPRLFAGLLADFVTCAEGFGPQPPLRPAPAWVHWYHQEGGVWPVPDDRDVDLNAEGCAVTAWVDELGAAVRERLEEVRDAPCVIGHGDWDGRNVKFRDGRPLAVHDWDSVVHEPEVVIIGQAAAMFEGGPTGAGASVDRTEAFLEEYQIARGRALSDNELQLCWAAGLWVRAFNAKKFHLDGFDALGRDEAETRKSRAGI, from the coding sequence GTGAGTGACTGGTGCGTCGAACACCTGGGCTGCCCGGTTGCCGAGCGCACTTTCACGGCGGGGAACCTTTCCGCGGTCTACGGGCTACGGCTGGCAGACGGCCGCGAGGTGGTGCTGAAGGTCCGCGACGTCGACGCGCGGTTGGAGGCCTGCACCCACGTGCAACGCCGGATGCGGCAGGCGGGCTTCCCCTGCCCGGAGCCACTGACCGGTCCGTTGCCCCTGGGCAGGAAGGCCGCCAGTGCCGAGACGGCGCTGCCGGGGGGTGAAGCACCCGAACCCGCGGATGCCCCACGCCTGTTCGCCGGCCTGCTGGCCGACTTCGTGACCTGTGCGGAGGGTTTCGGTCCCCAGCCGCCGCTGCGGCCCGCCCCCGCCTGGGTCCACTGGTACCACCAGGAGGGCGGGGTCTGGCCGGTCCCGGATGACCGGGACGTCGACCTCAACGCCGAGGGGTGCGCCGTCACAGCGTGGGTCGATGAGCTCGGCGCGGCCGTGCGCGAGCGGCTTGAGGAGGTCCGCGACGCCCCCTGCGTCATCGGACACGGGGACTGGGACGGCCGCAATGTGAAGTTCCGCGACGGGCGGCCGCTCGCGGTCCACGACTGGGACAGCGTCGTCCACGAGCCCGAGGTGGTGATCATCGGCCAGGCCGCCGCCATGTTCGAGGGCGGGCCCACCGGTGCGGGAGCCTCGGTCGACCGGACCGAGGCCTTCCTGGAGGAGTACCAGATCGCGCGCGGACGAGCGCTGAGCGACAACGAGCTGCAACTGTGCTGGGCCGCAGGCCTGTGGGTGCGTGCCTTCAACGCGAAGAAGTTCCACCTGGACGGCTTCGACGCCCTGGGGCGGGACGAAGCCGAGACGAGGAAGAGCCGCGCCGGGATCTGA
- a CDS encoding NAD-dependent protein deacetylase, whose protein sequence is MRMRPTLSWTPPEDLPPGTTDLEPVADALRAGGVLVLSGAGISTESGIPDYRGEGGSLSRHTPMTYQDFTGSAQARRRYWARSHLGWRTFGRARPNAGHEAVAAFGRHGLLSGAITQNVDGLHQAAGSDDVVELHGSLARVVCLSCGALSPRGELARRLEEANAGFEPVAAGINPDGDADLTDDQVGDFRVVPCTVCGGVLKPDVVFFGEAVPPGRVERCRELVRQASSLLVLGSSLTVMSGLRFVRQAAQAGKPVLIVNRDPTRGDQYALARVELPLGTALTSVAGRLDIPVDAQAAAPAGW, encoded by the coding sequence ATGCGCATGCGCCCCACCCTGAGCTGGACGCCTCCTGAGGACCTACCGCCGGGCACCACGGATCTCGAGCCGGTCGCCGATGCGCTGAGGGCCGGCGGGGTGCTGGTGCTCAGCGGGGCGGGCATCTCCACGGAGTCGGGCATCCCCGACTACCGCGGCGAGGGCGGGAGCCTGAGCCGGCACACCCCGATGACCTACCAGGACTTCACCGGCAGCGCCCAGGCGCGGCGCCGGTACTGGGCGCGGAGCCACCTGGGCTGGCGGACCTTCGGCCGCGCCCGCCCCAACGCCGGGCACGAGGCCGTGGCCGCGTTCGGGCGGCACGGCCTGCTCTCGGGTGCGATCACCCAGAACGTCGACGGCCTGCACCAGGCCGCCGGCAGCGACGACGTGGTGGAGCTCCACGGAAGCCTGGCCCGGGTGGTCTGCCTCTCCTGCGGCGCCCTCAGCCCGCGCGGCGAACTCGCCCGGCGGCTGGAGGAGGCCAACGCGGGCTTCGAGCCGGTGGCCGCGGGGATCAATCCCGACGGTGACGCCGACCTCACCGACGACCAGGTCGGGGACTTCCGCGTGGTGCCCTGTACGGTCTGCGGCGGCGTCCTCAAGCCGGACGTGGTGTTCTTCGGCGAAGCCGTTCCCCCGGGACGGGTCGAGCGGTGCCGCGAGCTGGTCCGTCAGGCGTCCTCGCTGCTGGTGCTGGGATCGTCGCTGACGGTGATGTCCGGCCTCCGGTTCGTCCGGCAGGCGGCCCAGGCCGGGAAGCCGGTGCTCATCGTCAACCGGGACCCGACCCGCGGCGACCAGTACGCCCTCGCCCGGGTCGAGCTCCCGCTGGGAACGGCCCTCACCTCCGTGGCCGGCCGGCTGGACATCCCCGTCGACGCTCAGGCGGCGGCTCCGGCGGGTTGGTGA
- a CDS encoding carotenoid oxygenase family protein — MTSENFTHRYLGAGNYAPLTEEVSASDLPVTGELPRELNGRYLRIGPNPRGEVDPATHHWFNGAGMVHGIRLRDGKAEWYRSRFVESEQGAPNTNVLSHAGRILTLIEAGRPPVEISPDLARMAVWDCDGALDRGFTAHPKVDPATGDMHAITYNLRFSSLRYVVLGADGKARHSSDIEVDDGPMVHDMALTETRVVVLDLPVTLAAAKRLAQAGGPMTRLPLTWDDRHAARIGVLPIGGTAEQVQWIEAPRCFVFHVLNAFDNADGSLTMDVVRYDRMFVHDVWGPSEATPTLVRWTVNPALRTVTEEVISQFRVEFPRIDPALTGRAHRYGWFAGFSAHGLMITDDVERDPTDGFGTGPLIKVDTHTGVTSVHDYGPGRVTMEPAFVPRPGATSEDDGWILSVVHDANVNRGELVVLDAADLTAAPIARVHLPSRVPFGFHGNWIDDKNISG; from the coding sequence ATGACCAGCGAGAATTTCACCCATCGGTATCTCGGCGCGGGCAATTACGCCCCTCTCACCGAGGAGGTGAGCGCGTCCGACCTGCCCGTCACCGGCGAGTTGCCGCGCGAATTGAACGGGCGCTACCTGCGGATCGGACCGAACCCGCGGGGCGAGGTCGACCCGGCCACCCACCACTGGTTCAACGGCGCCGGGATGGTGCACGGCATCCGGCTTCGCGACGGCAAGGCCGAGTGGTACCGCAGCCGCTTCGTCGAGAGCGAGCAGGGCGCGCCCAACACCAACGTCCTCAGCCACGCCGGGCGCATCCTCACGCTCATCGAAGCGGGCAGGCCGCCGGTGGAGATCAGTCCCGACCTCGCCCGCATGGCGGTCTGGGACTGCGACGGCGCACTCGACCGCGGCTTCACCGCGCATCCGAAGGTGGACCCGGCGACCGGCGACATGCACGCCATCACCTACAACCTGCGGTTCAGCTCCCTCCGGTACGTGGTCCTGGGAGCCGACGGCAAGGCCAGGCACAGCAGTGACATCGAGGTCGACGACGGCCCGATGGTGCACGACATGGCGCTGACCGAAACACGCGTCGTGGTGCTCGACCTCCCGGTCACCCTTGCCGCCGCCAAGCGTCTCGCGCAGGCCGGCGGGCCCATGACCAGGCTCCCCCTCACCTGGGACGACCGGCACGCGGCGCGGATCGGGGTCCTGCCGATCGGTGGGACGGCCGAGCAGGTGCAGTGGATCGAGGCGCCGCGCTGCTTCGTGTTCCACGTCCTCAACGCCTTCGACAACGCCGACGGTTCGCTGACGATGGATGTCGTGCGGTACGACCGCATGTTCGTCCACGACGTCTGGGGGCCCAGCGAAGCGACCCCGACGCTGGTGCGCTGGACGGTGAACCCGGCGCTGCGCACGGTCACTGAGGAAGTGATCAGCCAGTTCCGCGTGGAGTTCCCGCGGATCGACCCCGCACTGACCGGCCGGGCACACCGCTACGGATGGTTCGCCGGCTTCAGCGCACACGGTCTGATGATCACCGACGACGTCGAACGCGACCCCACCGACGGCTTCGGCACCGGACCGTTGATCAAGGTCGACACCCACACCGGAGTCACCAGCGTCCACGACTACGGTCCCGGACGCGTCACGATGGAGCCCGCGTTCGTACCGCGGCCGGGCGCCACGAGCGAGGACGACGGCTGGATCCTCTCGGTCGTCCATGACGCGAACGTCAACCGCGGCGAACTGGTCGTCCTCGACGCAGCCGACCTCACCGCCGCTCCGATCGCCAGGGTGCACCTGCCCAGCCGTGTCCCCTTCGGCTTCCACGGCAACTGGATCGACGACAAGAACATCTCCGGCTGA
- a CDS encoding alpha/beta fold hydrolase, with translation MRHLLFAQDENFWFETLRSLGHIAYGGADFGEVEATAERISPGNYDSWFDEWFGTAERISDFADEARSRGHENTARDSYLRASNYYRTAEFFLHGNPLDPRILATYDKAVGAFQKFVELSGTSVERVAVPFEDATLHGYFYPSPLPGEQPVVVMHNGFDGTAEEMHFFGAVAAQERGYNALTFDGPGQPGARQHQGLLFRPDWENVVRPVIDHVSELPGVDADQVALLGVSLGGELCLRAAAFEPRIKAVMAVDGVYDFSRLMTRFLEGDREQVRAALKAPEAPEIDEQLAAAVESSPTARWAVTHGMYVMGGDTPREYAARTMDFNVRDGIAERIDCAVLICEAEDDLFFKGQPEEVFGHLTATDKTLLRLTDAEGAGAHCHVGGQRYAFGKIYDWLADRMPVADTSRSAALV, from the coding sequence GTGCGTCATCTGCTCTTCGCCCAAGACGAGAACTTCTGGTTCGAGACACTTCGTTCGCTGGGGCATATCGCCTACGGGGGTGCCGACTTCGGTGAGGTGGAGGCCACCGCCGAGCGGATCAGCCCGGGAAACTACGACAGTTGGTTCGACGAGTGGTTCGGCACCGCTGAGCGCATCAGTGACTTCGCGGACGAGGCCCGTTCGCGGGGGCACGAGAACACCGCCCGGGACAGTTACCTGCGGGCCTCCAACTACTACCGCACGGCGGAGTTCTTCCTGCACGGAAATCCGCTGGACCCGCGAATCCTCGCGACCTATGACAAGGCCGTCGGTGCCTTTCAGAAGTTCGTCGAGCTGAGCGGGACCTCCGTGGAACGCGTGGCCGTCCCCTTCGAGGACGCCACGCTCCACGGGTACTTCTATCCGAGCCCGCTTCCGGGCGAGCAGCCCGTGGTGGTCATGCACAACGGCTTCGACGGAACCGCGGAGGAGATGCACTTCTTCGGCGCGGTGGCCGCCCAAGAGCGCGGGTACAACGCGCTGACCTTCGACGGGCCGGGCCAGCCCGGTGCACGCCAGCACCAGGGCCTCCTCTTCCGTCCCGATTGGGAGAACGTCGTCAGGCCGGTGATCGACCACGTGTCCGAACTGCCGGGTGTGGACGCCGATCAGGTGGCCCTGCTCGGGGTCAGCCTCGGTGGTGAACTCTGCCTTCGGGCAGCCGCGTTCGAACCGCGCATCAAAGCCGTCATGGCCGTCGACGGGGTGTACGACTTCAGCCGGCTCATGACCCGCTTCCTGGAGGGGGACCGTGAGCAGGTGCGGGCGGCGCTCAAGGCACCGGAAGCCCCGGAGATCGACGAGCAACTCGCCGCCGCCGTCGAATCGAGCCCCACGGCGCGCTGGGCCGTCACCCACGGCATGTACGTCATGGGCGGCGACACACCGCGCGAGTACGCCGCACGGACGATGGACTTCAACGTGCGCGACGGCATAGCGGAACGGATCGACTGCGCCGTGCTGATCTGCGAGGCCGAGGACGACCTCTTCTTCAAGGGGCAACCCGAGGAAGTGTTCGGCCATCTGACGGCGACCGACAAGACGCTGCTGCGGCTGACCGACGCCGAGGGAGCCGGCGCGCATTGCCACGTCGGCGGACAGCGGTACGCCTTCGGGAAGATCTACGACTGGCTCGCCGACCGGATGCCCGTCGCGGACACCTCCAGGTCCGCGGCCCTGGTCTGA
- a CDS encoding NAD(P)-dependent alcohol dehydrogenase yields MPDPAPDEILLKVAATGMCRSDYQLLNGYFEGPFPVDLPYIPGHEVTGRVAGLGSAVPKSVGYSEGDMVVVNPSWGDGTCRQCREGNEQLCSGNGRWVGFGPPGGFAEYMAVECRHAIPVSENAAKVPEVLAPMTDAGMTPYRGMRKLRDTGKLGPGRTVAVTGIGGLGSYAVQYAKLLGGGATVVALARKDSKLDVAKENGADHGINVRDKSTETIQDELEQLTGRRTIDAILDCVGSNASISMGFDLLGPEGVLAAVGLMSHHVEHKQFPFVGTELTYMGSFWGNHLDLVEVLSLAEAGLVKHNVTKVRLEDINDNLEALGRGDVVGRQVIVFE; encoded by the coding sequence ATGCCCGACCCCGCGCCGGACGAGATCCTGCTGAAGGTCGCCGCGACCGGCATGTGCCGCAGCGACTACCAGCTCCTCAACGGCTACTTCGAGGGCCCGTTCCCCGTGGACCTCCCGTACATCCCCGGCCACGAGGTCACCGGCCGGGTGGCCGGCCTGGGCAGCGCCGTACCGAAATCGGTGGGGTACTCCGAGGGCGACATGGTCGTGGTCAACCCCAGCTGGGGCGACGGCACATGCCGCCAGTGCCGGGAGGGCAACGAACAGCTGTGCAGCGGCAACGGCAGGTGGGTGGGCTTCGGACCTCCCGGAGGCTTCGCCGAGTACATGGCCGTGGAATGCCGCCACGCGATCCCCGTCTCGGAGAACGCGGCGAAGGTGCCCGAGGTCCTCGCCCCGATGACCGACGCGGGCATGACCCCGTACCGCGGGATGCGCAAGCTCCGGGACACCGGCAAGCTCGGCCCCGGCCGCACCGTGGCCGTCACGGGCATCGGAGGCCTGGGCAGCTACGCCGTGCAGTACGCGAAGCTGCTCGGTGGCGGAGCGACCGTGGTGGCCCTCGCCCGCAAGGACAGCAAGCTGGACGTGGCGAAGGAGAACGGCGCCGACCACGGGATCAACGTCCGCGACAAGTCCACCGAGACCATCCAGGACGAGCTGGAACAGCTCACCGGCCGCAGGACGATCGACGCCATCCTGGACTGCGTCGGCAGCAACGCGTCGATCTCCATGGGGTTCGACCTGCTGGGCCCCGAAGGGGTACTGGCGGCCGTCGGCCTCATGAGCCACCACGTGGAGCACAAGCAGTTCCCCTTCGTGGGGACGGAGCTGACCTACATGGGCTCCTTCTGGGGCAACCACCTGGACCTGGTCGAGGTGCTCTCCCTCGCCGAAGCCGGCCTCGTCAAGCACAACGTCACCAAGGTCAGGCTCGAGGACATCAACGACAACCTGGAGGCCCTCGGCCGCGGCGACGTCGTCGGGCGCCAGGTCATCGTCTTCGAATGA
- a CDS encoding FUSC family protein encodes MGVRRWTEWLRARDPGSAAVRRAARVTVVACAGFYAARYGLGDRTVAIYALFGAVAAGGLSSVPGTPRQRAVTLLAVLPLAMALVTLGTWLAVYGWAAALGMLVVGFLVTYSGVGGPKFVGLANGLQLFYILPCFPPYAQSTLGLRLTGLVAGMVLMAAAELWLWPAACPGRYHDRLARAGRVAADALYGLAADPPRRSDPALLLEVSQALRMSHVPADERPVSASARDRALSEGAGHMRHLLAQTRQLEESAAEGAALGEPVAKGLLLASAATCEDVERALTGKAPPPMPSLCGDAVRAFESHRGQPREAGTDSATMVRNGAIALDITHTADLVVAATRIAMGAPVPAGTASPEVRGAFWYAGRSTVELYYRRVLAHLTPRSVCFQNAVRIAVALAAARLVVGQLGLAHGFWALLTTLTVMRTSAADTRTALRPALRGTLAGAVVAALILHFAADAPPVYAVMLPPCMLLAFASGTVLGPGWGQAFFTLTVAAAFAQVAPSGPELAAARVLDVLAGALIGAAVGLLAWPHGGTGELRRACARVLDEGTRAVTDVTGTITEGVRVTDALPRARLAQRIAEASYAEYATERHPPRREGAASDTDFQVIMLVGNRVITMGQVLLDNCPPGALSAWPRSATHLRDAAHRLRLSTLPFSQALRSGEKQAAPVDGTTGDAPADTTVIHDVCLASHGRSPDPLLYYAVDAAIWLASLRRAIGAARSPRTAAGTTASPWR; translated from the coding sequence GTGGGAGTGCGGCGCTGGACGGAGTGGCTGCGGGCCCGGGATCCCGGGTCGGCCGCGGTCCGTCGTGCCGCACGCGTCACGGTGGTCGCGTGCGCGGGGTTCTATGCCGCGCGGTACGGGCTGGGCGACCGGACGGTCGCGATCTACGCCCTCTTCGGTGCCGTCGCGGCGGGTGGGTTGTCGTCCGTGCCGGGGACGCCGCGTCAGCGGGCGGTGACGCTGCTGGCGGTGCTGCCGCTCGCGATGGCGCTGGTGACGCTCGGTACATGGCTGGCGGTGTACGGGTGGGCGGCGGCGTTGGGGATGCTCGTGGTGGGGTTCCTCGTGACGTACAGCGGGGTCGGCGGGCCGAAGTTCGTCGGGCTGGCCAACGGGCTGCAGCTGTTCTACATCCTGCCGTGCTTCCCGCCGTACGCGCAGTCGACGTTGGGGTTGCGGCTCACGGGCCTGGTCGCCGGCATGGTCCTGATGGCGGCCGCCGAGCTGTGGCTGTGGCCGGCGGCGTGTCCGGGCCGCTACCACGACCGGCTGGCGCGGGCGGGGCGGGTGGCCGCCGATGCCCTGTACGGCTTGGCGGCGGATCCGCCGCGGCGCTCCGACCCGGCGCTGCTGCTGGAGGTGTCGCAGGCGCTGCGCATGAGTCACGTACCCGCCGACGAGCGTCCGGTGTCGGCGTCGGCGCGCGACCGGGCGCTGTCCGAGGGCGCCGGGCACATGCGGCATCTGCTCGCGCAGACACGGCAGCTGGAGGAGTCGGCGGCCGAGGGTGCGGCACTGGGCGAACCCGTCGCGAAGGGGCTGCTGCTGGCGTCGGCCGCCACATGCGAGGACGTGGAGCGGGCCCTGACGGGGAAGGCGCCGCCGCCGATGCCGTCCCTGTGCGGGGACGCGGTGCGGGCGTTCGAGTCCCATCGCGGCCAACCGCGCGAGGCGGGCACGGACTCGGCGACGATGGTGCGGAACGGCGCGATCGCCCTCGACATCACGCACACGGCGGACCTGGTGGTGGCGGCGACCCGGATCGCGATGGGCGCCCCGGTACCCGCCGGGACCGCGTCGCCGGAGGTGCGTGGCGCCTTCTGGTACGCGGGCCGGTCGACGGTGGAGCTGTACTACCGGCGGGTGCTCGCCCATCTCACCCCGCGGTCGGTGTGCTTCCAGAACGCGGTGCGCATCGCGGTGGCCCTCGCGGCGGCGCGCTTGGTCGTGGGCCAGCTGGGCCTGGCGCACGGCTTCTGGGCGCTGCTGACGACACTGACCGTGATGCGGACGAGTGCCGCCGACACCCGTACCGCTCTGCGGCCCGCGTTGCGCGGGACACTCGCGGGGGCGGTCGTCGCGGCACTGATCCTGCACTTCGCCGCGGACGCGCCGCCCGTGTACGCGGTGATGCTGCCGCCCTGCATGCTGCTGGCGTTCGCGTCGGGCACGGTGCTGGGCCCGGGGTGGGGGCAGGCGTTCTTCACCCTCACCGTGGCGGCGGCCTTCGCGCAGGTGGCCCCCAGCGGGCCCGAGCTGGCGGCAGCCCGGGTGCTGGACGTGCTGGCCGGGGCGCTGATCGGCGCGGCCGTCGGACTGCTCGCGTGGCCTCACGGCGGCACCGGGGAGCTACGGAGGGCCTGCGCGCGCGTGCTGGACGAGGGCACCCGCGCGGTCACGGACGTGACCGGCACCATCACCGAGGGCGTGCGGGTCACCGACGCCCTGCCCAGGGCGAGGCTCGCGCAGCGGATCGCGGAGGCGAGCTACGCCGAGTACGCCACCGAACGACACCCCCCGCGGCGCGAGGGCGCGGCCTCCGACACCGACTTCCAGGTGATCATGCTGGTGGGCAACCGGGTCATCACGATGGGGCAGGTCCTGCTCGACAACTGCCCGCCGGGCGCGCTGTCCGCCTGGCCGCGGAGCGCCACGCATCTACGCGACGCCGCCCACAGGCTACGGCTGTCCACGCTGCCGTTCAGCCAGGCACTGCGCTCGGGCGAGAAGCAGGCCGCCCCGGTGGACGGCACCACCGGCGACGCCCCGGCCGACACCACCGTGATCCACGACGTCTGCCTCGCGTCGCACGGCCGGTCCCCCGACCCGCTGCTGTACTACGCCGTGGACGCCGCCATCTGGCTGGCCAGTCTGCGGCGCGCGATCGGCGCTGCCCGCTCGCCGCGCACGGCGGCCGGCACGACGGCCTCCCCATGGCGCTGA
- a CDS encoding NADP-dependent succinic semialdehyde dehydrogenase: MAIATISPVTGEVLERFDELTPEELEDKLARAAAAAASYRLTTPEQRAGWVEQAADHLEKEADAVARLLTTEMGKTLRAAREEVVKCVRGLRFYAAEAPAFLRDRPGDGPSVGARQTYVTYQPLGVVLAVMPWNFPLWQAMRFAAPALMAGNVGLLKHASNVPRTALYMERLFRDAGFPDDVFQTLLISSGRVEEVLRDERLAAATLTGSEPAGRSVAAIAGDAIKKVVLELGGSDPFIVMPSTDLERATDAAIRARCLNNGQSCINGKRFFVHADIAEAFIGMFVAKMGALVVGDPMDDGTDVGPLATESGRRDVEAYVDDAVSKGATVLVGGERPDRPGWFYPPTVLTDITPDMKMFHEEVFGPVAQVWTVSSLEEALRIANGHPYGLGSNLWSEDEADRAQFVRDVQSGMAFINGNTTSYPEIPFGGVKRSGYGPELSDLGMREFMNAKTVWIGGSAGGTS; the protein is encoded by the coding sequence ATGGCCATCGCAACGATCAGCCCCGTGACCGGCGAGGTCCTCGAGCGGTTCGACGAACTCACCCCCGAGGAACTCGAGGACAAACTGGCCCGGGCGGCCGCCGCGGCCGCGTCGTACCGCCTGACGACACCGGAGCAGCGAGCGGGATGGGTCGAACAGGCCGCCGACCACCTGGAGAAGGAGGCCGACGCCGTCGCCCGGCTGCTCACCACGGAAATGGGCAAGACGCTCAGGGCCGCCCGGGAGGAAGTGGTCAAGTGCGTGCGCGGGCTGCGCTTCTACGCCGCGGAGGCACCCGCCTTCCTGCGGGACCGGCCCGGTGACGGCCCGAGCGTCGGCGCGCGGCAGACGTACGTCACCTACCAGCCGCTCGGTGTGGTCCTGGCGGTGATGCCGTGGAACTTCCCGCTGTGGCAGGCGATGCGGTTCGCCGCGCCCGCGCTCATGGCGGGCAACGTGGGCCTGCTCAAGCACGCCTCCAACGTGCCCCGGACCGCTCTCTACATGGAGCGGCTGTTCCGTGACGCGGGCTTCCCGGACGACGTGTTCCAGACCCTGCTGATCTCCTCCGGACGGGTCGAGGAGGTGCTGCGGGACGAGCGCCTGGCGGCCGCGACGCTCACCGGCAGCGAACCCGCGGGACGGTCGGTGGCCGCCATCGCGGGGGACGCGATCAAGAAGGTGGTCCTCGAACTCGGCGGTTCCGACCCCTTCATCGTGATGCCGTCCACGGACCTGGAGCGGGCCACCGACGCCGCAATCAGGGCACGATGCCTCAACAACGGGCAGTCGTGCATCAACGGCAAGCGGTTCTTCGTCCACGCGGACATCGCCGAGGCCTTCATCGGGATGTTCGTCGCGAAGATGGGCGCGCTGGTCGTCGGCGACCCGATGGACGACGGGACCGACGTCGGCCCGCTGGCCACCGAGTCCGGCCGCCGTGACGTGGAGGCCTACGTGGACGATGCCGTGAGCAAGGGGGCGACGGTGCTGGTGGGCGGGGAACGACCGGACCGGCCCGGCTGGTTCTACCCTCCCACGGTGCTCACCGACATCACGCCCGACATGAAGATGTTCCACGAGGAGGTCTTCGGTCCGGTGGCGCAGGTGTGGACGGTGTCCTCGCTGGAGGAGGCACTCCGGATCGCCAACGGCCACCCGTACGGGCTGGGTTCCAACCTGTGGAGCGAGGACGAGGCGGACCGGGCGCAGTTCGTACGTGACGTGCAGTCGGGCATGGCCTTCATCAACGGCAACACGACCAGCTACCCGGAGATCCCCTTCGGCGGCGTGAAGCGCAGCGGGTACGGACCCGAACTGTCGGACCTGGGCATGCGCGAGTTCATGAACGCCAAGACCGTCTGGATCGGCGGGAGCGCGGGCGGCACGTCGTAG
- a CDS encoding YbhB/YbcL family Raf kinase inhibitor-like protein, with amino-acid sequence MIKPYAPYDFMPPIPGFSVTSQSLADGGQLAREHVSGILGAGGSDVSPQLSWSGFPEGTRSFTVAMFDPDVPTASGFWHWAVANLPASVTDLPAGAGDGSALPGGAVTLPNDAGYRRYLGPATPPGNGPDRYFLVVHAVDVEKLDVSEATAPALMEFQLFTHAIARATMYGTFER; translated from the coding sequence ATGATCAAGCCCTATGCCCCCTACGACTTCATGCCGCCGATCCCGGGTTTCTCGGTGACCTCGCAGTCCCTGGCCGACGGCGGGCAACTGGCGCGCGAGCACGTGAGCGGCATCCTGGGGGCGGGCGGATCGGACGTCTCACCGCAGCTGAGCTGGTCCGGCTTCCCCGAGGGGACCCGTAGTTTCACGGTCGCGATGTTCGACCCCGACGTGCCCACCGCCTCGGGCTTCTGGCACTGGGCCGTGGCCAACCTTCCCGCCTCCGTGACCGACCTGCCGGCGGGGGCGGGAGACGGAAGCGCGCTGCCGGGCGGAGCGGTGACGCTGCCCAACGACGCCGGCTACCGAAGGTACCTCGGTCCGGCGACTCCTCCGGGGAACGGCCCGGACCGCTACTTCCTCGTGGTGCATGCCGTCGACGTGGAGAAGCTGGACGTGTCCGAGGCGACGGCCCCCGCCCTCATGGAGTTCCAGCTGTTCACGCACGCGATTGCGCGGGCGACCATGTACGGCACCTTCGAGCGGTGA
- a CDS encoding helix-turn-helix domain-containing protein: MEYERSAGFATATPSPDSTITYRAGMRLTAEQAESSERHFLHREHNPFGENGPFSHLTRLAVPHSAASRGFRFGAHGQLIDGLLSAQVYVDSLTGVSGKNLPQDPIVADVVASGWIEFLAGKKTYHVKPGQICIRDTKASWRFSCSSATNVHVISIPRHLVLPHIGSGKQLGQAYVADTAAPEVRFLLNYLEAVRSSSRELETSVTARRMARDACAALFSGIFSERPGPALDDHPRAIVAAARNVIERHLESGDLSPAMVAGHVGVSLRTLHRSFSAADDSVMACVRRRRLQKAHDELMDPDATAGIAEIAARWRFSDTSHFIRNFKSGYGATPAAYVRDRRAVGGGPDQGHDIL; this comes from the coding sequence GTGGAATACGAGCGATCGGCAGGCTTTGCGACCGCCACGCCGAGTCCCGACAGCACCATCACCTACCGGGCCGGAATGCGCCTCACCGCCGAACAGGCCGAATCCTCCGAGCGGCATTTCCTGCACCGGGAGCACAACCCGTTCGGAGAGAACGGCCCGTTCTCGCATCTCACACGCCTCGCCGTCCCGCACTCCGCCGCCTCTCGCGGATTTCGCTTCGGCGCACATGGCCAGCTCATCGACGGACTGCTGTCCGCCCAGGTCTACGTCGATTCCCTGACAGGGGTTTCCGGGAAGAACCTGCCCCAGGATCCGATCGTCGCCGACGTGGTGGCCTCGGGCTGGATCGAGTTCCTGGCGGGCAAGAAGACGTACCACGTCAAGCCAGGACAGATCTGCATTCGCGACACGAAGGCCTCGTGGCGATTCTCCTGCTCGTCGGCCACGAATGTGCACGTCATCTCCATTCCGCGCCACCTGGTGCTTCCGCACATCGGGTCGGGGAAACAGCTGGGACAGGCTTACGTAGCCGACACCGCGGCACCCGAGGTGCGATTCCTCCTCAACTACCTCGAGGCGGTGCGGAGCAGCAGCCGGGAACTGGAGACGTCGGTCACGGCCCGGCGCATGGCGCGTGATGCCTGCGCGGCCCTGTTCTCCGGCATCTTCTCGGAACGTCCCGGTCCGGCGCTCGACGACCACCCCCGGGCCATCGTGGCGGCCGCCAGGAACGTCATCGAAAGGCATCTCGAAAGCGGTGACCTGTCTCCGGCGATGGTCGCCGGGCACGTGGGAGTGTCCCTTCGGACGCTGCACCGGAGCTTCTCGGCCGCGGACGACTCCGTGATGGCCTGCGTCCGCAGGCGGCGTCTGCAGAAGGCCCACGACGAACTCATGGACCCGGACGCCACGGCCGGGATCGCCGAGATCGCGGCACGCTGGCGCTTCTCGGACACCAGTCACTTCATCAGGAACTTCAAATCGGGCTACGGGGCCACTCCCGCCGCATACGTCAGGGATCGCCGAGCCGTAGGCGGTGGCCCCGACCAGGGCCACGACATCCTGTAG